In Gossypium hirsutum isolate 1008001.06 chromosome D06, Gossypium_hirsutum_v2.1, whole genome shotgun sequence, one genomic interval encodes:
- the LOC107956212 gene encoding uncharacterized protein, translating into MCPLEAQSKARKRQRDSDLIARSYILASMSSVLQKQHKNLCTAKKILTNLEDLFRGQVTLAQQFAITNLMNSQQNTGTSVKEHMLKLMGFFAEAEDNGVELDVNTQIEIVFKSLTKEFAGFRAAYNLGNKALTLSQLMKELQSYELMLNGSKLVQEKPKANLAVGPSSSKGETET; encoded by the coding sequence ATGTGCCCTCTTGAAGCTCAGTCCAAAGCGAGAAAACGCCAAAGAGATTCTGACTTGATTGCTCGAAGTTATATCTTAGCGAGCATGAGTAGTGTGTTGCAAAAGCAACACAAGAATTTATGTACTGCCAAAAAGATCTTGACAAATTTGGAGGATTTGTTCAGAGGCCAAGTCACATTGGCTCAACAATTtgctattacaaatttgatgaattctcAACAGAACACTGGCACTTCGGTTaaagaacatatgcttaagcttatgggATTCTTTGCAGAAGCGGAGGACAATGGGGTTGAACTAGATGTGAATACGcaaattgaaatagtgttcaaatccttaaCCAAAGAGTTTGCTGGTTTTAGGGCCGCTTACAACTTGGGGAATAAGGCACTTACCTTGAGTCAgctcatgaaggaattacaatcaTATGAGTTGATGCTGAATGGTAGTAAGCTGGTACAAGAGAAACCTAAGGCAAACCTAGCTGTGGGCCCCTCTTCCTCTAAGGGAGAAACAGAAACCTAA